The following DNA comes from Watersipora subatra chromosome 8, tzWatSuba1.1, whole genome shotgun sequence.
TTCAGTAGCATCCCGTTTGTGCATTCAAATCCATCTGTGAAACAgtaaaaatacattaataaatatatataaatgttactAGTTGCTATCAGGTATATATTCAGCttctaaaacttacacaaagttgatgtgtaaatatttgttaaaatacaGAGTTGCTCATAATAAGATAAAAGTTTCAACAGAATGGACATGCAATCAGAACAGTTTATCAGCTCTGACTGTTAATTACAGCTTAGTGACTTTACAGTCCGTATCAGGAGACACGATGTATTGCAGGAGAATAAAACTCCTAACTACCAGTCAAAGGTCCAAATTTGCCAAGTCAAACGCTTTTCTATGAAGCTATCTGATGCCAGCAAAAGTTGAAACAATCAAACAGATCAAGTAAACTGTGAACCAAATGCTGTTAGAACATAGTTTACATCAGCAACTTAAGCATAGTGTCTCTAACCAGTGGTATGGAGTTCACAGATGCTCCCGGTTTCTCTTTGGACTGCGTTGGTGAATTCTCCAACTGTACTATTAAGTGAGAAAGGAAACACTAAGCGTTTGGAATCACAGATGAGTTTGACAACTTCTCCCACAATTTGCCCTAAAATGAAGATAGTATCAAATTGATCATACACTTTGTTGAACCAGTACTTgtcaaaaaaaaaacattttgattttCGACCTTGTTTGCCAAGTAAGAACCTGTGAGCCACCAAATATTTGTGGTCACCAACCTTTGATATCGCAAATCGCAAGATGAAAACTGAATAGATTTACTTATATGCAAAATGTACTTTGATTGGTCAACAATAGTAAATATAGATAAACAACAGCTCtcctttataaaaaaaacttacaaGACTGTAAGTCTTGTAATCACAGTTTAAATTACCAAGAAACTTTATTTCTCATACAGATCTGCACATAAGCCTATCTCGCATATAAGGCAACTCTAAACTACCACCATAAAATCAGGGAAATTGTTAAAATCCGTAAATAAGCAGACACTATAAATCGTAACACGCCGCAGACATCTATCACAgcaaaaagttgcaaaaatgGACCGACTTTTGTCGgcttaaaacaaaacatttctgGTTGTTGAACAGTTGTATAATGAGCCTGTGGTGTCTTTgcttaaacaaaaagaaactaTCATATGCTTGCCTTGAGCCAATGAACACCATGTTTGCATTTTACACTGACCTTAGTTATTGTTGCAAAAACACTATTCATAGCTATATCTTCTTCGCGATGATCAGACGCATTACAACTATGtaggtttcacaaattgtaTATCAATAGATGATAATCTATTGGGTCTTAGCAGTATCTATTTTTAACACAaacaataataagtaataataataactatagaaCTATAGCAATAGTAGTAACTCGTGTGAGTTGGAACATGATAAACTTGTCAACCATGGTAGTATGCAAAAGACAAAAAGTGTCTAAACTCGTTCTAAAAAACATTTGTGGCATTTATATAGTAttagataatataaaattttatgctaacTAATTTGGTCAAATGTCATAAAAACGTATGCTCCAATATCAAATATCTTGTTTTAccgaatatttaatttttttagtacaACCTAGAATCTAGAATTCTAGAATCTGCTTAGGTGCGAGGATATACTCTACTGACATTGAATCTTACTAGAACAGATTATGCAACTTCACACAATCCAATTAAAGTGTTAATCAAAATAGTAGAATATTCCCCCACATATGGAACAAAGTTCCACTCAGCAAGCAAATTATGAAAAGCACTTTTCATCAAGTTTTCAATGTTTTAGTAGCTACTGATAATCAGTTTTAATGCAAACGTAAATTTTACTATATGATGactatatgtctatatattttGCTATAGATTCTACTATGTGATGAAGGCAAACAGTTTGTACATAAAGCAACAGTAAATTTTACCTTCGTATCTAAACACTTGTGGAGGTGTCGGTCCATAAGACAAGTCAATTGGAATCTCTTTTTCCTCAACAGTTACGGTAGATGTTGATTCAGCATACGCTGGTTCTACTTGGGGCATATCACTAGTGAATGAATAGTTTACTGGCCAAGACCCTTTTTGCACAGAGGGATTAGTGAATAGACTTGAGTTCATTGTTGAAGTTGATGGATGTGTTAGAGTATATGGAGCAGAAGGTGAAACTGTATGTGTTGGTGAAACTTGAGAGGGCTCATTTCCTTCTGACATTAGTGACTCGAGAGACATAGGCAGATTCTGTCCTGAACTTGGCAGACTTTCTGAACTTAACATCAATAAGTCTGGTGTTTTGGAGTTGCTTAAAAGGTAGTCTGGATATGATGTTTCCAAGCTGGCGGTAGATACAAAAGTACTGTCAAAGTTTTGTGCCAAGTTATGAGTTTGAGGAAAATAAGGAGTTTGGACATTCAGTTGAAAGTCGGGTGCAGGTGGGGGCAAAGGTTTGGGGAATGCATCAGTTGTAGATTGTAACGGTGCCATTGGAAAATTAAATGCTCTTGGAGGCAAAACAGAATTTTCAGAACTATTTTGTCTTGCTTGTGGTAATTTCACGGATGTGAAAGCTGATCTTTTGTTTAGACTTTTTTCTACAGGTAATTGCTCTACTTGTAGGGCAGAACTAAAAGATTCTGAAGTAACAGTGTGAAAATTGTGTGGGACCAATACTGCAAGAAGGTTATCATTGGGAA
Coding sequences within:
- the LOC137402195 gene encoding uncharacterized protein isoform X2; the encoded protein is MAPLQSTTDAFPKPLPPPAPDFQLNVQTPYFPQTHNLAQNFDSTFVSTASLETSYPDYLLSNSKTPDLLMLSSESLPSSGQNLPMSLESLMSEGNEPSQVSPTHTVSPSAPYTLTHPSTSTMNSSLFTNPSVQKGSWPVNYSFTSDMPQVEPAYAESTSTVTVEEKEIPIDLSYGPTPPQVFRYEGQIVGEVVKLICDSKRLVFPFSLNSTVGEFTNAVQRETGSICELHTTDGFECTNGMLLKTVPLPFIIYIGNSQTTITSQMPMSSTSHATAEEEKENEKRRFGRVAKVSDVLELFNFVHGHVITGKNINAALKLTDKDRKTIDRFKNIYYLYLTNEGKLNELNEERMSNRSSLQKLDERAGQHVDWDLLKDLVKEKKATLFGTIQR
- the LOC137402195 gene encoding uncharacterized protein isoform X4, which encodes MAPLQSTTDAFPKPLPPPAPDFQLNVQTPYFPQTHNLAQNFDSTFVSTASLETSYPDYLLSNSKTPDLLMLSSESLPSSGQNLPMSLESLMSEGNEPSQVSPTHTVSPSAPYTLTHPSTSTMNSSLFTNPSVQKGSWPVNYSFTSDMPQVEPAYAESTSTVTVEEKEIPIDLSYGPTPPQVFRYEGQIVGEVVKLICDSKRLVFPFSLNSTVGEFTNAVQRETGSICELHTTDGFECTNGMLLKTVPLPFIIYIGNSQTTITSLEMPMSSTSHATAEEEKENEKRRFGRGKNINAALKLTDKDRKTIDRFKNIYYLYLTNEGKLNELNEERMSNRSSLQKLDERAGQHVDWDLLKDLVKEKKATLFGTIQR
- the LOC137402195 gene encoding uncharacterized protein isoform X3, encoding MAPLQSTTDAFPKPLPPPAPDFQLNVQTPYFPQTHNLAQNFDSTFVSTASLETSYPDYLLSNSKTPDLLMLSSESLPSSGQNLPMSLESLMSEGNEPSQVSPTHTVSPSAPYTLTHPSTSTMNSSLFTNPSVQKGSWPVNYSFTSDMPQVEPAYAESTSTVTVEEKEIPIDLSYGPTPPQVFRYEGQIVGEVVKLICDSKRLVFPFSLNSTVGEFTNAVQRETGSICELHTTDGFECTNGMLLKTVPLPFIIYIGNSQTTITSQMPMASTSHATGEDEKGNERRCFGRVAKVSDVLELFNFVHGHVITGKNINAALKLTDKDRKTIDRFKNIYYLYLTNEGKLCELDEERMSNRSSLQKLDERAGQHVDWDLLKDLVKEKKATLFGTIQR
- the LOC137402195 gene encoding uncharacterized protein isoform X1, with product MAPLQSTTDAFPKPLPPPAPDFQLNVQTPYFPQTHNLAQNFDSTFVSTASLETSYPDYLLSNSKTPDLLMLSSESLPSSGQNLPMSLESLMSEGNEPSQVSPTHTVSPSAPYTLTHPSTSTMNSSLFTNPSVQKGSWPVNYSFTSDMPQVEPAYAESTSTVTVEEKEIPIDLSYGPTPPQVFRYEGQIVGEVVKLICDSKRLVFPFSLNSTVGEFTNAVQRETGSICELHTTDGFECTNGMLLKTVPLPFIIYIGNSQTTITSLEMPMASTSHATGEDEKGNERRCFGRVAKVSDVLELFNFVHGHVITGKNINAALKLTDKDRKTIDRFKNIYYLYLTNEGKLCELDEERMSNRSSLQKLDERAGQHVDWDLLKDLVKEKKATLFGTIQR